Part of the Luteolibacter rhizosphaerae genome is shown below.
ATCACCCGCCATACCTTGGAGTCCTTCGGCTATCAGGTCACCGATGCCTGTGATGGTGCCGAAGCGCTCGAGATCTACCGGGCGCAGGGGGGCGATATCTCCGCAGTGATCATGGATATGATGATGCCGGGGATGGACGGGACCTCGACGATCCGCGAGCTGATGAAGATGGATCCATCCGTGAAGATATTAGCTGCAAGTGGAATCAGTGAGAAAGGAAGACTGGCAAAGGAAGCCGGTGAATGCGTAAGATGTTTCGTTACCAAACCTTGTACTGCAGAAACCCTGCTCAAGGCTCTAAAGACCACTATCCACGGCCATGCTTGAAACGGAATCCGTGTGCATTCCTACGCGATCAAGTGAATGTTCACGCTGGACACCCCTGTCATACTGCCGACCTTCCACTCCCTAATGCCTCGCTACCCGGATGATACCCCGAATCTTCTCATCGTGGATGACGATGAGACGATTCAGCGACTGCTCGTCATCGCCGCCAAGGACAATGGCTGGCGGCCGCTCGCCGCGAGTTCGGGGAAAGAGGCTCTCGGGGCGGCGAGCGATGCCACCGAGGCGGTAGTGCTCGACCATGGTCTTCCAGACATGGACGGGCTCGCGACATTGATTCAGCTGCGCGAGCGTCACCCCGATCTCCCGGTGATCATGTTGACCGGGCTGAACGACGCGGAAACCGCGGTGAAGGCCCTTCGTGCGGGGGCCGCCGATTATCTTACCAAGCCTTTCGAACTGAAGCGCCTCTTCGACCTGCTGCGGGAGCTGAGGCGGGAGAAGAAGGAGGTGGCCGAGGTCCCTGCACCTGCGCCTTCTTCCAAGGTTCCGCGTGGTCCCATGCGCAGCTCCAGCCCGAAGGTTCGTGAGTTGCTCCGCCGCATGGAGAAGGCCGCGGCACTGGACAGCACGATCCTGCTGACAGGGGAAAGCGGCACCGGGAAGACCTACTTCGCCCGGGAGATCCATCGCATGAGCCGCCGCAGCGGGGAGGAATTCATCACGGTGAGTTGCCCGGCCCTGCCGCGCGAACTTCTGGAGTCGGAACTCTTCGGACACGAACGCGGCGCATTCACCGGAGCCACGGCTTCGCGGGCAGGTCGCTTCGAGGTGGCTTCAAAAGGCACCCTCTTCCTGGACGAGATCGGGGATCTGCCGCCGGAGCTCCAGCCGAAGCTTCTCAATGTCCTTCAGGACCGGGAGTTCTTCCGCGTGGGTGGGAACAAGCTGCTCAAGACCGATACGCGGGTCATCGCGGCCACGAATGTCGATCTGCGTTCCCGCGTCCAGCTTGGCACCTTCCGGGAGGACCTTTACTACCGCCTGAACATCATCGAGCTGAACATTCCTCCGCTGCGCGAACGCAAGGAGGACATCCCCGGTCTCGCTGCCGGGATACTCGCGCGCATTGCCGCGCGTCGGAGCTCCCCGGGCTGGAAGTTGTCAAGCGAGGCCCAGAAATCCCTCATCGCCTTCGATTGGCCGGGCAATGTCCGCCAGCTTGAGAATGTTCTGGAGCGGGCCACCGCGTTCACCGATGAGCCCACCCTTCACGAGCGGGACCTCGCGCCTCTCTTGGAGTCGCATCGCGAAGCGCCGGCCCCGGGCATGGGACGGCCGATGACGCTTCAGGAACTCGAGCGCGACGCCTTCATCCAGACCTACCACCTCAGCGGTGGTAACAAGGCGAAAACAGCGCGAGCGCTCGGGATCTCCGAGCGCTCGGTTTACAATCTTCTGGAACGTCACGGCCTCAAGTGAGGCCGGAGCGGCTTAGCGGTCGACACGCGCCGACCCGCCGCCGACGAGCTTCTTGACCTCGTCCGCCGTGGCCATGGTGGTATCGCCGGGAGTGGTCATGGCCAGTGCGCCGTGAGCCGCACCATACTCGACCGCCAGCTTGGCGTCGTTGAATTCCATGAAGCCGTAAGCGAGGCCGCTGGCGAAGGAATCGCCGCCGCCGACGCGGTCGTAGATTTCCAGCTTCGGGCGGTGGGTTGCTTCGTGGAATTCGCCGGCATGCCAGCAGATGGCACCCCAATCGTTGATCGTCGCGCTGTGCACGTCGCGCAGGGTGGTGGCCACCACTTGGAAGTTCGGGAAGGTCTTCACGGCCTGCTCAATCATGGACTTGAAGCTGTCCACCTCCAAGCCGGTGATGTGCTCGCTCACGCCGGCAACCTCGAAGCCGAGGCTGGCGGTGAAGTCTTCCTCGTTGCCTATCATCACATCGACATACTTGGCGATCTCGCGGTTCACTTCCTGCGCCTTCGCTTGGCCGCCAATCGACTTCCACAGGCTCGGACGGTAGTTGAGGTCGTAGGCCACGATGGTGCCGTATTCCTTCGCTTTCTTGCAGGCTTCGATCGTGAGGGCCGCGGTGGTCTCGGAGAGGGCGGCGAAGATCCCGCCGGTGTGGAACCAGCGTGCGCCATACTTGCCGAAGACCTCGTCCCAGTCCACGTCGCCCGGCTTCATCTGGCTGGCGGCGGTGAGGCCGCGGTCGGGCGTGCCCTTTGCCCCGCGGATGCCGAAGCCCCGCTCGGTGAAATTCAAGCCGTTGCGGATCTGGCGGCCGATCCCGTCGAAGGGCTTCCACTGGATGAAGCGGGTGTCCACCCCGCCTTGCAGGATGAAGTCCTCGATCAGGCGACCGACGTCGTTTTCCGCGAAGGCGGTGACCACGGCGGCGCGCTTGCCGAAGCAGCGGCGCAGGCCTCGGGCCACGTTGTACTCGCCACCGCCTTCCCACGCCTGGAACTGGCGGGTGGTACGGACCCGGCCATCCCCGGGATCGAGGCGGAGCATGATTTCACCCAGTGAAATGATATCAAATTCGCAAGAAGCGGCGGTTCGGAGAGTTAAGGCCATGGGATGATCGGGAAAGTGAGGAAGAATGCTTTATTCGTCGGAGGGGATCACTCCGTTCGCGCAGGCAATCGGACCGCTTCCGGACAAGAAATTCAACAGGTTATCGAGAGACTTCTTTGCCTGGCGCGGGACGCTTTCAAAGGTGCGCGAGCCGATGTGCGCGGTCACGATCACCTTCGGGTGAGACAGCAGGGGGTGATCCGGCGGCGGCGGTTCTTCCTCCATCACGTCGGTGCCGTAGCCTTCGAGTTGGCCTGACTCCAGCGCTTCAAGAATCGCGGCGGAATCGGCGAGTTCGCCGCGGCCGGTGTTTACCACGTAGGAGCCTTTCGGCATGAGGGCCAAGCGCTCCCGGTTGATCAGATGGTGGGTATCCTTGGTCAGCTTGGTGTGGGGGCTGATGATATCCACGGCGGCGAAGAGCGACTCGACCGAATCATGCCGGATGACGCCATACCGGGCCGCGACATCTTCCGGCCAGAAGTTGCCGAAGCCGTGAATCTCCATGTCGAATCCATGGGCGCGGCGCGCCATTTCCTGACCGATCCGGCCCATTCCCACCAAGCCGATCCGCTTGCGCCAGAGTTCGTGACCGGTGATGCGCAACCACTTGCCCTGGCGGGTCGCGTTGACGGTTTCGACGAGGTTCTTCTGCATCGCCAAGAGCAGGCAGAAGGTGTGTTCCGCCACCGTGGTGTGATTCACGCCCGGGGTGAAAAGCACCGGAATACCGAATTCTTCGGTGGCGGGGATATCGATCTTATCCAGCCCGATCCCGTATTTCGAGATCACGCGCAGGCGGGGCAGGCTCTTCTCGATCACGGCCCGAGTAATGGCGTCGTCGCCGCAGAGAAAGGCATCGAACTCGCCCGCCAGTTCAAGCATGCGGGTCTCCGAAAGCGGGCCTCGCTCGCGGACAATTTCGAACCCTTGGCTTTCAAGTTGAGAGTGATGCGGGCCGGGTGTGTCTTGGAAACTACAGGTCGTGAGAAGAACGCGGGTGGTCATGAGTGACAAGAGGGGTTCTGAGAGGTCTTAATCTGTCATACAAGTCGGAAATTTGCTATTCCGTTTGAAGGGCTTCGGGACTTGATGGCGGGATGCGCCGATGGGGGCGGAAAGATGCTTGATGCACGGTTCATCTCAGCGGGACGGTTGGGAGTAAATGCGGTGAAGATGAAAAATTTGTGAAGGGTCAATCGGGGGTGGCAATCACTTATCCCCTGTGAAAGAAATGCCCTTGTAAGACGTTCCCAACCCTGTTGAAATCAAATCATGAAGGCGATAACTCCTCTCCGCCTAGTGAGCTTGCCTGTGCTAGCACTGGCGGCCCTGCCGAGCTGTAAACGAAACACCGATGCGCGGATGGATCCGCAGTGGTGGAAGCTCGAGGCTGACCGCGTGGAGCTGGTCCAGGAAATCAAGCTCCAGAAGTTGCGTCTCGGCGAGGAAGACAAGGTGCGCGAGTACGCCGCGCTGAAGTCGCGGGTCGCCAAGAACGACGCCGCCTTGGCAGAATTGCGTGGGAGCGCGGCGACCCTCCGCTCGGAGGTTGCGAATCTCGCTGCCGCTGCCTCCGCCGAGCGTGACAACTGGATTGCCAGCGTCCGCGCTTCCGCGGTGGGCAAGAACTTTGAAACTTTCTCCGGTTCCGGTGGCCGCACCTATGAGGATGTGACCATTACCCGGGTGACCGATGTCGGGATCGAGTTCCGGCACTCGCAAGGGTCGGCCCGCCTGTGGGCGACCGATCTGAGCCCGGAACTGCATGATGATTTCGGCCTCGATAGCTCCGCTGCCCTTGCCGCCCTCGAACAGGAAAAGGCCGCGGCCCGGGCCTACGAATCCTTCATCGAGGAGCGCATGGTGGTGGTGAATGCCGACCGTGAGAAGAAGCAGCTCGCCGCCGCGGAGCTTGAAACCGAGCGGATCACCGCTACGGCCAAGGCCCGCTCGGAGGCCTACTCCGCCCGACTCGCCGCCAAGGAGTCTTCCAATCCGCTCAGGGCGAGCGCTCGTGCGGTGGGTAGCCGCGGCTCCACGTGGTATTCCGGATACTCTCACCGTTACTCGCGTTATCCGCGGACTTACTACTACTACAACGGTGGTAGCAGCTGCTCGCCGTATCTGGGCAATCACGCCCGCGCCTTCGCTGTTTCGGTTTCGGGAGGCGGCTGCGGCTACAGCCCGCGCGTCACCCCGGTCTATAGCCCTACCGCCAATCGTACAAACTTTTTCCGTTAATGAAGCTCCCTGCCCACACCCAAGTGCTGCGCGCCTCGGCGTTGCTGCTCACCTGCCTTGCCATCAGCTCCTGCGGCGATGATCCGGAACTCGTCCGCAAGCGCGAGGAACAGAAGGCCGAAATTCGCCTGCTTGATGGCGAGCTGAAGATCCTCCAGGAAAAGATCGCCCAGCTTCCGCCGGACCGCACCACCGAGATTGCAAAGATGAAGCAGGATTCGGAGCTGCAGCAGGAGGAAATTTCCAAGCTTGAGCAGGAAGTGGTGTCTCTCCAGAAAGAGAAGGCTCAGATCGAGAAGGATCACGAGGCCTATCGCCGCAAGTACGTGGTCCGCTGATCCTGCGCTCCAACCTCCCCGCTATCCATGGGCTTTTCCGATCTTCTCACTAGCAGCCGCGGTCCCGGTGTCATCGGCACCTTGCTGGCTTTGCTTGTCCTCGTAGGCTTTGGCACTCTCTACATGTTCGTCTTCGACGAGGGCATGCAGGGCGGTGGCAAAAAGATCGAGGCGGTGATCCGCGATCAAGGCATGCTAATTGAGAGCAACAAGCAGCAGCTTGCCTCGTTCAAGAGCCAGATCGAGGAAGGCAAGCGCCTGAAGGAGCTTGAGCAGCAACTGACCCAACTTCAGGTCCGGACTGAACTCGGGGCCAAGCGCGTCACGGAAGCTACCGCCGAGCGCGATGCCGCTCAGGCTGCTGCCGACGAAGCCACTGCGAAGTGGGAAGAATACAAGGATGCCTACCGCCAGTCGGAGTGGGCGTCCGCGGAAGGTCAGGAAATCGGAGAGCTCAAGACTCTCTCGGGCCGGACCTTCGCCGGAGTGATCATCACCAAGGTTAGCCACATCGGGATCGAGATCACCGACCAGACCGGCAAGCGCCGGATCGACAGCGCCGACCTCCCCCTTGCGCTTCAAGACCGCTTCCAGTTTGACGAAAACAAGAAGAGCGACGCGGCCCAGCATGAGGATCGCACCTTCCAGAACCTCTCGGATAACGTAGAGATTGCGAATCTGGCCAAGAAGGGTCAGGACAAACTTGAGAAGGTCCGCGAGCTGACCGAGCTGAGCCAGAAGGCCCACGCCGGCATCCAGGACGCGAAGTCCGCCGAACCTTCGTTGCTCGGGCGCGTGGACCGCATCCGCGCGGAGTTGGCCGAAGAGCAAGCCAAGGCGGCGGATCGCGCCGGCCGCCGCTCGCAAGGCATCAATAAGACCCCTCAAATCAAAGAGGCACTGCGTTCCGCTGAGAGCAAAGTCTCCGCGAACCGCAACAATATCCGCACTTTCGAGCGGCAGATCACGACGAATAAGCGCGACATCACCATCCTCGAGCGCGAGGTGGAGACGATCAAAGCGGAAATCGTGAAGCTCAAGAAGGAGCTGGCGGAGAAGCAGCAGCAGCAAGCGGCCCCTGCCCAACCCTGATCGGGTTCCGGACCTCCAAGCCCGGAGCTTTGCCGAATGGCGGATCCGGGACGGGTAGATCCTATTTTATCTTATCGAAGCGGTCCCTTATCCGGGCGCCTTTCATTCATTGCGCCCTCTCTTCACACTGACTCCTCACTCCCATGGACCAGTTTACCAATAACGATAACTCGGGGATGGTTGGTTTCCTCGTAGGAATCATCATCCTCGTATTCGCCGGGATCTTCTTTTCCCTGCTTGCGGACAAGCGCTTCAGCTTTTCCAGCAACCGTATTTCCCTTGAGTCGACCATTCGCGACGAAAAGGTGGAACTCGACTCCCTCAAGTCGCGCTTGGAAACCGCTCGTGAACATTGGCGGAAGCATTGCGAGCCGCTGTCATCCCAAGGGGATTCCGTCAGCGAGGTGGCTGCGTCGCTCAGGGCCGATCAAGCCCGTGTTAAAGGCCTGCGCGAAGAAGTGACGGCGGCCAAGGCCGAGTTGGCGACGGTTGCGGAGGACTACGAGGAGTATCGCAGCCGTTACCGGCAGCAAGTGCGTGGCGCTGCCTCGGAAGAGCAGCTTGGTGAGTTGAAGTCCCGCACCGGCCGCACCTACACGAATGTGACGATTCGCAAGGTATCGGCCGCGGGTATCGAGATCCGGCACGATCAGGGGATCTCCCGCCTGTTGCCGGAGGAATTGGATCCGGCTTGGCATGAGCGCTTCCAGTGGACGCGGGATGAGGTCACGAAGACTCTTGAAGAGGAGAAGGCCCGGCAGGACCGCCATAACCGTTTCGTGGATCAGAAAAACGCCGCTTCTGCAGGGCCGGAAGAGAAGCCGCGCAAATCCAATTCGAAGCCGAAGAGGGCGAAGAAGGAGACGAAGGCGGACCCACGGCTTGCCGGCTTGCGGGAAGAAGTTCGCGAAACCCGTAGCCGCTACATGAGCGCTCAATCCGAAGCCTCGCGGGCCCGGAGCGAAGCATCCATGAATCGCGGCAAGTCGGTTCCCGGTAGCCTCGAAACTTGGTCGGAACGGGCCATCCGTATGGAGTCGGCCGCGGGAAGACTGCGCTCCCAATACATGGCCGCCCGCGGCAAGCTGGCGGCCATGGCTCCGACCGATTCGCTTCTCAGCGATGAGGACCGCTGAGGTCAGGCGAGCTTGAGGCGCTCGTCCGAGGCGAGCTTGGCAGTCAGCGTATCCCAGCCGGCGGGGGCTTGGAGGTTGAAGACATGCAGATAGAGCGACACGAGCTTCGGATCGTAGCTCGCCACCAAGGTGTCGACAGCGGCGTCGAGTTGGGCGGCATCGATCGTCTCCGGAAGATCGCCGGTCACGGAGCCCTTGCCGTCATGTTCGATGCCCATGGCATCGCAGAACTTCGCCAGCATCTCCTGATTTCCTGCCATGAACCATGCCTGCAGGAGGTGCTCCCCTATGGTGTCGGCTTGCTTGCCGCGAAGGGTCTTCAGCACCCAGGCGTATTGCTCGGGGAGCGGCTTCTTCTGGATGAATTCCAGGCGCAGCTTCTTGGTCTGGGCGAGCGTGGAAACGGCCGAGCGATAGACGTTCCGGTCGTGGTCGCGGAA
Proteins encoded:
- a CDS encoding sigma-54-dependent transcriptional regulator translates to MPRYPDDTPNLLIVDDDETIQRLLVIAAKDNGWRPLAASSGKEALGAASDATEAVVLDHGLPDMDGLATLIQLRERHPDLPVIMLTGLNDAETAVKALRAGAADYLTKPFELKRLFDLLRELRREKKEVAEVPAPAPSSKVPRGPMRSSSPKVRELLRRMEKAAALDSTILLTGESGTGKTYFAREIHRMSRRSGEEFITVSCPALPRELLESELFGHERGAFTGATASRAGRFEVASKGTLFLDEIGDLPPELQPKLLNVLQDREFFRVGGNKLLKTDTRVIAATNVDLRSRVQLGTFREDLYYRLNIIELNIPPLRERKEDIPGLAAGILARIAARRSSPGWKLSSEAQKSLIAFDWPGNVRQLENVLERATAFTDEPTLHERDLAPLLESHREAPAPGMGRPMTLQELERDAFIQTYHLSGGNKAKTARALGISERSVYNLLERHGLK
- a CDS encoding phosphoglycerate dehydrogenase encodes the protein MTTRVLLTTCSFQDTPGPHHSQLESQGFEIVRERGPLSETRMLELAGEFDAFLCGDDAITRAVIEKSLPRLRVISKYGIGLDKIDIPATEEFGIPVLFTPGVNHTTVAEHTFCLLLAMQKNLVETVNATRQGKWLRITGHELWRKRIGLVGMGRIGQEMARRAHGFDMEIHGFGNFWPEDVAARYGVIRHDSVESLFAAVDIISPHTKLTKDTHHLINRERLALMPKGSYVVNTGRGELADSAAILEALESGQLEGYGTDVMEEEPPPPDHPLLSHPKVIVTAHIGSRTFESVPRQAKKSLDNLLNFLSGSGPIACANGVIPSDE
- a CDS encoding sugar kinase, with the translated sequence MALTLRTAASCEFDIISLGEIMLRLDPGDGRVRTTRQFQAWEGGGEYNVARGLRRCFGKRAAVVTAFAENDVGRLIEDFILQGGVDTRFIQWKPFDGIGRQIRNGLNFTERGFGIRGAKGTPDRGLTAASQMKPGDVDWDEVFGKYGARWFHTGGIFAALSETTAALTIEACKKAKEYGTIVAYDLNYRPSLWKSIGGQAKAQEVNREIAKYVDVMIGNEEDFTASLGFEVAGVSEHITGLEVDSFKSMIEQAVKTFPNFQVVATTLRDVHSATINDWGAICWHAGEFHEATHRPKLEIYDRVGGGDSFASGLAYGFMEFNDAKLAVEYGAAHGALAMTTPGDTTMATADEVKKLVGGGSARVDR